The proteins below are encoded in one region of Tomitella fengzijianii:
- a CDS encoding HigA family addiction module antitoxin: MDDAPIMDPVHPGVILAEEFLEPMGITSYQLAKDIGVPQTRISAITHGRRRISADTGLRLSRYFGMSEGFWTGLQDDYERELAKDRLGDALDAIRPIAS; the protein is encoded by the coding sequence ATGGACGACGCACCGATCATGGATCCGGTCCATCCGGGAGTCATCCTGGCGGAAGAGTTCCTCGAGCCGATGGGGATCACCAGCTACCAGCTGGCCAAGGACATCGGCGTACCGCAGACCCGCATCAGCGCCATCACGCACGGCCGGCGCCGGATCTCCGCCGACACCGGGCTGCGGCTGTCCCGCTACTTCGGCATGTCCGAGGGGTTCTGGACCGGGCTGCAGGACGATTACGAGCGGGAGCTGGCCAAGGACCGGCTCGGCGACGCACTCGACGCGATCCGCCCCATCGCGTCGTAG
- a CDS encoding type II toxin-antitoxin system RelE/ParE family toxin gives MIRSFADKHTERVWARRRTALPPDVQRRAWSKLAILNRAATVDDLRVPPGNRLEQLKGHRAGQYSIRINRQWRICFVWTDSGPEDVQITDYH, from the coding sequence GTGATCAGGTCGTTCGCCGACAAGCACACCGAACGCGTGTGGGCCAGACGCCGCACAGCCCTTCCACCCGATGTGCAGCGTCGCGCGTGGAGCAAGCTCGCCATCCTCAATCGCGCCGCTACCGTCGACGACCTCCGGGTCCCGCCCGGCAACCGGCTCGAACAGCTCAAAGGTCATCGAGCCGGCCAATACAGCATCCGGATCAACAGACAATGGCGGATCTGCTTCGTCTGGACCGACTCCGGCCCTGAAGACGTGCAGATCACCGACTACCACTGA
- a CDS encoding error-prone DNA polymerase has translation MGWGGASRWSNGPPSWSEMERVLSGRPAPESAQPGAGERAARRAEHPGDGNDSPAWSRTRAPYLPPDTARQSTRTPYAELHAHSAFSFLDGASPPEELVEEAARLGLEAVALTDHDGLYGVVRFAEAAAELGVRTVFGAELGLDAADERAGADGGPDPDATHLLVLARGQEGYRRLSREIAAAHLAGGRKGRPRFDLDRLTAAAGGHWQILTGCRKGHVRKALASSPDPDTALAAADAALGGLAERFGRERVTVELTRNGSPQDDELCEALAGLARRHRLDTVATTAAHAAAPRRRRLAMAMSAVRARRSLDDAAGWLPAVGGAHLRSGDEMAVLFDRYPDAVARAAALGRECAFDLRLIAPQLPPFDVPAGHTEATWLRELTLRGAARRYGGPARNPAAYRQIEHELAVIEQLDFPGYFLVVHDIVDFCRRSGILCQGRGSAANSAVCFALGITSVDAVSAGLLFERFLSPERDGPPDIDVDIESDRREEAIQYVYRKHGRDHAAQVANVITYRRRSAVRDMARALGFSQGQQDAWSKQVRGWGRLSHDQDLRADTDIPGAVLDLAEQIEDYPRHLGIHSGGMVICDRPVADVCPVEWARMAGRTVLQWDKDDCAAVGLVKFDLLGLGMLSALHYAIDLVAEHKGITVDLAQLDLAEDAVYAMLRRADSVGVFQVESRAQMATLPRLKPRTFYDLVVEVALIRPGPIQGGSVHPYIRRRNGEETVTYEHPAMENALARTLGIPLFQEQLMQLAVDVAGFTAAEADQLRRAMGSKRSPQKMERLRGRFYDGMRRLHGITGDKADRIFEKVCAFADFGFPESHSQSFAAIVYYSAWFKLHHPAAFCAALLRAQPMGFYSPQSLVADARRHGVAVQGVDINASGVEAGLEDAGRDVRLGLGAVRGLGQAKAEEIAAARPDGGFASMTDLTGRVELSTAQVEALATAGAFGCLGLGRRDALWSAGAAAAERPGRLPGLGTVAVAPSLPGMSRLELAASDVWATGISPDSYPTEFIRTWLDERGIVPASGLLTVPDGDRVLVGGAVTHRQRPATAGGVTFLNLEDETGMVNVVCSAGLWARHRRLAVTATALVVRGTVQNASGAVTVVADRLEPLDLRIAARSRDFR, from the coding sequence ATGGGGTGGGGCGGAGCCAGTCGGTGGAGCAACGGTCCACCCAGCTGGTCGGAGATGGAACGTGTGCTCTCCGGCCGGCCGGCGCCGGAGTCGGCGCAGCCCGGGGCGGGGGAGCGGGCCGCACGCCGGGCGGAGCACCCCGGCGACGGCAACGACAGTCCCGCCTGGTCCCGCACACGCGCCCCGTACCTGCCGCCCGACACGGCGCGGCAGAGCACCCGCACCCCCTATGCCGAGCTGCACGCGCACTCCGCGTTCAGCTTCCTCGACGGGGCCAGCCCGCCGGAGGAACTCGTCGAGGAGGCGGCGCGCCTGGGGCTCGAGGCGGTGGCGCTCACCGACCACGACGGGCTCTACGGCGTCGTCCGCTTCGCAGAGGCCGCCGCCGAGCTGGGCGTGCGCACCGTCTTCGGGGCCGAGCTGGGCCTGGACGCGGCGGACGAACGGGCCGGGGCCGACGGCGGACCGGACCCGGACGCCACCCACCTGCTGGTGCTCGCCCGCGGCCAGGAAGGCTACCGGCGCCTGTCCCGCGAGATCGCCGCCGCGCACCTGGCCGGCGGGCGGAAGGGGCGCCCGCGCTTCGACCTCGACCGGCTCACCGCGGCCGCGGGCGGGCACTGGCAGATCCTCACCGGCTGCCGCAAAGGCCACGTGCGCAAGGCCCTCGCCTCCAGCCCCGACCCGGACACGGCGCTGGCCGCCGCCGATGCCGCGCTGGGCGGGCTGGCCGAGCGTTTCGGACGCGAACGCGTCACCGTGGAACTCACCCGCAACGGCAGCCCGCAGGACGACGAACTGTGCGAGGCGCTCGCCGGGCTGGCCCGCCGCCACCGCCTCGACACCGTCGCCACCACCGCCGCCCACGCCGCCGCCCCCCGGCGCCGGCGCCTGGCGATGGCCATGTCCGCGGTCCGCGCGCGCCGCAGCCTGGACGACGCGGCCGGCTGGCTCCCCGCGGTGGGCGGCGCACACCTGCGTTCCGGCGACGAGATGGCCGTGCTGTTCGACCGCTACCCGGACGCGGTGGCCCGGGCCGCCGCACTGGGGCGCGAATGCGCCTTCGACCTGCGCCTCATCGCCCCGCAGCTGCCGCCGTTCGACGTGCCCGCGGGGCACACCGAGGCCACCTGGCTGCGCGAGCTCACCCTGCGCGGCGCCGCCCGCCGCTACGGCGGCCCCGCACGCAACCCGGCGGCCTACCGGCAGATAGAACACGAACTGGCCGTGATCGAACAGCTCGACTTCCCCGGCTACTTCCTGGTGGTGCACGACATCGTCGACTTCTGCCGGCGCAGCGGCATCCTGTGCCAGGGGCGCGGCTCGGCGGCCAACTCCGCGGTGTGCTTCGCGCTCGGCATCACCTCGGTGGACGCGGTGAGCGCGGGGCTGCTGTTCGAACGGTTCCTCTCGCCCGAGCGCGACGGCCCGCCCGACATCGACGTCGACATCGAATCCGACCGCCGCGAAGAGGCCATCCAATACGTCTACCGCAAGCACGGCCGCGACCACGCCGCCCAGGTGGCCAACGTGATCACCTACCGCCGGCGCTCGGCGGTGCGCGACATGGCGCGGGCGCTCGGATTCTCCCAGGGGCAGCAGGACGCGTGGAGCAAGCAGGTGCGCGGATGGGGAAGACTGTCGCACGACCAGGACCTGCGCGCCGACACCGACATCCCCGGCGCGGTGCTGGACCTGGCCGAACAAATCGAGGACTACCCCCGCCACCTGGGCATCCACTCCGGCGGCATGGTCATCTGCGACCGCCCCGTCGCCGACGTGTGCCCCGTCGAATGGGCGCGCATGGCGGGGCGCACCGTGCTGCAGTGGGACAAGGACGACTGCGCCGCGGTGGGACTGGTCAAGTTCGACCTGCTGGGGCTCGGCATGCTCTCGGCGCTGCACTACGCCATCGACCTGGTGGCCGAGCACAAGGGGATCACCGTCGACCTGGCGCAGCTGGACCTGGCGGAGGACGCCGTCTACGCGATGCTGCGGCGGGCCGACTCGGTGGGGGTGTTCCAGGTGGAGTCCCGGGCCCAGATGGCCACGCTGCCCCGGCTCAAACCCCGCACCTTCTACGACCTGGTGGTGGAGGTGGCGCTCATCCGGCCCGGCCCCATCCAGGGCGGCTCCGTGCACCCCTATATACGGAGGCGCAACGGCGAGGAGACGGTGACCTACGAGCACCCGGCCATGGAGAACGCGCTGGCCCGCACCCTCGGCATCCCCCTGTTCCAGGAGCAGCTCATGCAACTGGCCGTGGACGTCGCCGGATTCACCGCCGCCGAGGCCGACCAGCTGCGCCGCGCCATGGGCTCCAAACGCTCGCCGCAGAAGATGGAACGGCTGCGTGGACGCTTCTACGACGGCATGCGACGGCTGCACGGCATCACCGGAGACAAGGCCGACCGCATCTTCGAAAAGGTCTGCGCCTTCGCCGATTTCGGCTTCCCCGAGAGCCACTCGCAGTCGTTCGCCGCCATCGTCTACTACTCGGCCTGGTTCAAGCTGCACCACCCGGCCGCCTTCTGCGCCGCGCTGCTGCGGGCCCAGCCGATGGGCTTCTACTCGCCGCAGTCCCTCGTCGCCGACGCCCGCCGGCACGGCGTCGCGGTGCAGGGGGTGGACATCAACGCGTCCGGCGTCGAGGCGGGGCTCGAGGACGCGGGGCGGGACGTGCGGCTGGGGCTCGGCGCGGTCCGCGGGCTGGGGCAGGCCAAGGCCGAGGAGATCGCGGCGGCCCGGCCGGACGGCGGATTCGCGTCGATGACCGACCTCACCGGGCGGGTGGAACTGTCCACGGCGCAGGTGGAGGCGCTGGCCACCGCGGGGGCGTTCGGGTGCCTGGGGCTGGGGCGCCGCGACGCGCTGTGGTCGGCGGGCGCGGCCGCCGCGGAACGGCCCGGACGGCTCCCCGGCCTGGGCACCGTGGCGGTGGCGCCCTCGCTGCCCGGCATGAGCCGGCTCGAACTGGCCGCCTCCGACGTGTGGGCCACCGGCATCTCACCCGACAGCTACCCCACGGAGTTCATCCGCACGTGGCTGGACGAGCGCGGAATCGTCCCGGCGTCGGGGCTGCTCACAGTGCCCGACGGCGACCGGGTGCTGGTGGGCGGCGCCGTCACCCACCGCCAACGACCCGCCACCGCGGGCGGAGTCACCTTCCTCAACCTCGAGGATGAGACCGGCATGGTCAACGTGGTCTGCTCGGCGGGGCTGTGGGCGCGGCACCGTCGGCTCGCCGTCACCGCGACGGCCCTGGTGGTGCGGGGCACGGTGCAGAACGCCTCCGGTGCGGTGACGGTGGTGGCCGACCGGCTCGAACCGCTCGACCTGCGCATCGCCGCGCGGTCACGGGACTTCCGGTAG
- a CDS encoding flavin-containing monooxygenase gives MTEMLTRPECRLQATAPATPQQRVDAWLAAFEAALADRDVERATGMFAVDGYWRDLVSFTWNLKTVEGRGQIADMLTARVDGTDPSGLRAAETPEADDGVLTAWITFETATGRCEGHLRLRMDDAEDADGTTDKAWTLLTTLQELKGHEENQGASRPMGAKHGADRNRLSWAEEKEIEERELGYSVQPYVLIVGGGQGGIALGARMRQLGVPAIVIDAHARPGDQWRGRYKSLCLHDPVWYDHLPYLPFPSNWPVFAPKDKIGDWLEMYTKVMEVPYWSSTTATSARYDDEAGEWVVHVERDGRPLTLRPRHLVMATGMSGKPNVPQFPGAERFRGDQHHSSLHPGPDQYAGKRVVVIGANNSAHDICGALWENDVDVTMVQRSSTHIVKSGSLMELGLGDLYSERAVAAGMTTHKADLTFASMPYHIMHEFQIPVYDKIRERDADFYARLEKAGFAHDWGDDGSGLFMKYLRRGSGYYIDVGAAELVANGDIKLARGGVREITEDSVILDDGTELPADVIVYATGYGSMNGWVADLIDQDTADKVGKVWGLGSDTTKDPGPWEGEQRNMWKPTRQERLWFHGGNLHQSRHYSLYLALQLKARYEGIDTPVYGLQEVHHLG, from the coding sequence ATGACCGAGATGCTCACCCGGCCGGAATGCCGGCTCCAGGCCACCGCGCCGGCCACCCCGCAGCAGCGCGTCGACGCCTGGCTCGCCGCGTTCGAGGCGGCGCTCGCGGACCGCGACGTCGAGCGGGCCACCGGCATGTTCGCCGTCGACGGCTACTGGCGCGACCTCGTCTCCTTCACCTGGAACCTCAAAACCGTCGAGGGCCGCGGACAGATCGCCGACATGCTCACCGCCCGTGTGGACGGCACGGACCCGTCGGGTCTGCGTGCCGCGGAAACCCCCGAGGCGGACGACGGCGTGCTCACCGCGTGGATCACCTTCGAGACGGCCACCGGCCGCTGCGAGGGCCACCTGCGGCTGCGAATGGATGACGCCGAAGACGCCGACGGCACCACCGACAAGGCGTGGACCCTGCTCACGACCCTGCAGGAGCTCAAGGGCCACGAGGAGAACCAGGGCGCGAGCCGCCCGATGGGGGCCAAGCACGGGGCCGACAGGAACCGCCTGAGCTGGGCGGAGGAGAAGGAGATCGAGGAGCGCGAGCTGGGGTACTCGGTCCAGCCGTACGTGCTCATCGTCGGCGGCGGTCAGGGCGGCATCGCGCTGGGCGCCCGCATGCGCCAGCTGGGGGTGCCGGCGATCGTCATCGACGCGCACGCGCGCCCCGGCGACCAGTGGCGCGGCCGCTACAAGTCGCTGTGCCTGCACGACCCGGTCTGGTACGACCACCTGCCGTACCTGCCGTTCCCGTCGAACTGGCCGGTGTTCGCGCCCAAGGACAAGATCGGCGACTGGCTGGAGATGTACACCAAGGTCATGGAGGTGCCCTACTGGAGTTCCACCACCGCCACCTCGGCGCGCTACGACGACGAGGCCGGCGAGTGGGTGGTGCACGTGGAGCGCGACGGCCGGCCGCTGACCCTGCGCCCGCGGCACCTCGTGATGGCCACGGGCATGTCCGGCAAGCCCAACGTCCCGCAGTTCCCGGGCGCCGAGCGGTTCCGCGGCGACCAGCACCACTCGTCCCTGCACCCCGGGCCCGACCAGTACGCCGGCAAGCGCGTCGTCGTGATCGGCGCCAACAACTCCGCGCACGACATCTGCGGGGCGCTGTGGGAGAACGACGTGGACGTGACGATGGTCCAGCGCTCGTCGACGCACATCGTCAAGTCGGGCTCGCTGATGGAGCTGGGGCTGGGCGACTTGTATTCGGAGCGCGCGGTGGCGGCGGGCATGACCACGCACAAGGCCGACCTCACCTTCGCGTCGATGCCGTACCACATCATGCACGAGTTCCAGATCCCCGTGTACGACAAGATCCGCGAGCGCGACGCCGACTTCTACGCGCGGCTGGAGAAGGCGGGCTTCGCGCACGACTGGGGCGACGACGGCTCCGGGCTGTTCATGAAATACCTGCGCCGCGGCTCCGGGTACTACATCGACGTGGGGGCCGCCGAGCTGGTGGCGAACGGCGACATCAAGCTGGCCCGCGGCGGCGTCCGCGAGATCACCGAGGACTCCGTGATCCTCGACGACGGCACCGAACTGCCCGCGGACGTCATCGTCTACGCCACGGGGTACGGCTCGATGAACGGGTGGGTGGCCGACCTCATCGACCAGGACACCGCCGACAAGGTGGGCAAGGTGTGGGGCCTCGGCTCGGACACCACCAAGGACCCGGGCCCGTGGGAGGGCGAACAGCGCAACATGTGGAAGCCGACCCGGCAAGAGCGCCTGTGGTTCCACGGCGGCAACCTGCACCAGTCGCGCCACTACTCGCTGTACCTGGCCCTGCAGCTCAAGGCCCGCTACGAAGGGATCGACACGCCGGTCTACGGGTTGCAGGAGGTGCACCACCTGGGCTGA
- the sigJ gene encoding RNA polymerase sigma factor SigJ: protein MGSDALAAEFDAHRAHLLSAAYRLTGSVADAEDAVQEAWLRLDRAGAAGIDDLRAWLTTVVGRICLDRLRSAAARRETYTGQWLPEPIVTPLSGARPEDPLDQVVRDEDNGLAALIVLDTLTPEQRVAFVLHDGFGVPFGEIAATLAVTPAAARQAASRARRTVASAPPPVPAGEHAAAVQALAAAVASGEVDAVVRVLHPQATFVGDAGGTTRTAPNVIVGPDRTARFLLGLARMYGPHRLLELEPVLVNGRPGLLHRGAPADAATGRPAIARRVIACTVRDGAVWAGYDMANPAKLRGVH, encoded by the coding sequence ATGGGTTCCGACGCGCTGGCCGCGGAGTTCGACGCGCACCGCGCCCACCTTCTCTCAGCCGCCTACCGGCTCACCGGCAGCGTCGCCGACGCCGAGGACGCGGTGCAGGAGGCGTGGCTGCGACTCGACCGCGCCGGGGCGGCCGGCATCGACGACCTGCGCGCCTGGCTGACCACGGTGGTGGGCCGCATCTGCCTCGACAGGCTCCGCTCGGCGGCGGCACGGCGCGAGACGTACACCGGCCAGTGGCTGCCGGAGCCCATCGTCACGCCGCTGTCCGGCGCACGCCCCGAGGATCCGCTCGATCAGGTGGTGCGCGACGAGGACAACGGGCTGGCCGCGCTCATCGTGCTCGACACTCTCACCCCGGAGCAGCGGGTGGCGTTCGTGCTGCACGACGGGTTCGGTGTCCCCTTCGGCGAGATCGCGGCGACGTTGGCGGTGACGCCCGCGGCGGCGCGGCAGGCGGCCTCGCGGGCGCGGCGGACGGTGGCCTCGGCGCCGCCCCCGGTGCCGGCCGGCGAGCACGCGGCCGCCGTGCAGGCGCTGGCCGCGGCGGTCGCCTCCGGCGAGGTGGACGCGGTGGTGCGGGTGCTGCATCCGCAGGCGACGTTCGTCGGCGACGCGGGCGGCACCACCCGCACGGCGCCCAACGTGATCGTGGGGCCCGACCGGACTGCGCGGTTCCTGCTGGGCCTGGCGCGGATGTACGGGCCGCACCGGCTGCTGGAGCTCGAGCCCGTGCTGGTGAACGGGCGGCCGGGCCTGCTGCACCGCGGGGCCCCGGCGGATGCGGCGACGGGGCGGCCCGCGATCGCCCGCCGCGTCATCGCCTGCACCGTCCGCGACGGGGCCGTGTGGGCCGGCTACGACATGGCGAACCCGGCGAAGCTGCGGGGCGTGCACTGA
- a CDS encoding esterase/lipase family protein, with the protein MRAGRFGTLMSCAGAAVALALGTASPAAAQNPTDGPLPVPFDISAGVRAGVFPETPPPGANDWNCRPSPEHPYPVVLVNPTGTNQALAWQAGAPLLKNAGYCVFTFNYGNPEWISEIPIQGLADIPSSARTLAATVDRVLAATGAEQVDLVGHSQGGGILPDYYLTQLGGAAKVHTKVGISPSTGTTMSEVVYLRSLIPLLGPAVYGSLEQATPALTQQAVGSPLMRQVYPSGRPTGIDGVHVYSVITRYDEVVTPYDQQFYRGGDVTNILLQNGCAADHSEHVSTLYNERSWLFVLNALDPAHAQPVPCFYQAPFAPWVH; encoded by the coding sequence ATGAGGGCGGGACGATTCGGGACGCTGATGTCGTGCGCGGGGGCGGCCGTCGCACTGGCCCTGGGCACCGCCTCCCCCGCCGCCGCGCAGAACCCCACGGACGGCCCGCTTCCGGTGCCGTTCGACATCTCTGCCGGGGTGCGCGCGGGCGTCTTCCCGGAGACCCCGCCGCCGGGCGCGAACGACTGGAACTGCCGCCCCTCCCCCGAGCATCCGTATCCTGTGGTGCTGGTCAACCCCACCGGCACCAATCAGGCGCTCGCGTGGCAGGCTGGCGCGCCGCTGCTGAAGAACGCGGGCTACTGCGTGTTCACCTTCAATTACGGCAACCCCGAGTGGATTTCGGAGATCCCGATCCAGGGGCTCGCCGACATCCCGTCCTCGGCGCGGACGCTGGCCGCCACCGTCGACCGCGTGCTGGCCGCCACCGGCGCGGAGCAGGTGGACCTCGTCGGTCATTCGCAGGGCGGCGGCATCCTGCCCGACTACTACCTCACGCAGCTCGGCGGCGCCGCGAAGGTGCACACCAAGGTGGGGATCTCGCCGTCCACCGGCACGACGATGAGCGAGGTGGTGTACCTGCGGTCGCTGATCCCGCTGCTGGGCCCGGCGGTGTACGGCAGCCTGGAGCAGGCGACGCCCGCGCTCACCCAGCAGGCGGTGGGCTCGCCGCTGATGCGGCAGGTGTACCCGTCCGGGCGGCCCACCGGCATCGACGGGGTGCACGTCTACAGCGTCATCACCCGGTACGACGAGGTGGTGACCCCGTATGACCAGCAGTTCTACCGCGGCGGCGACGTCACGAACATCCTGCTCCAGAACGGGTGCGCGGCGGACCACTCGGAGCACGTCTCCACCCTCTACAACGAGCGCTCGTGGCTGTTCGTCCTCAACGCCCTCGACCCCGCGCACGCGCAGCCGGTGCCGTGCTTCTACCAGGCGCCGTTCGCGCCCTGGGTGCACTGA
- a CDS encoding carboxymuconolactone decarboxylase family protein: MPRIPAVTPAQAGPVAKLAYRIAARMYGQVPEPLAVALHHPGIARTSTVHEMMAQQASKRLPANIRDIAVYRTAWTIGCSWCVDFGTMEQRLAGLDTERLAHIADYATSPLYSDDERAAIAYADAMTGAVATAVTDEQVADLEARFGRDGLVELTYQIALENSRARMNSALGIHEQGFSTDACRVPWADGT, translated from the coding sequence ATGCCGCGCATCCCCGCCGTCACCCCCGCCCAGGCCGGCCCCGTCGCCAAGCTCGCCTACCGCATCGCGGCCCGCATGTACGGGCAGGTGCCCGAGCCGCTGGCCGTCGCGCTGCACCACCCGGGCATCGCCCGCACCAGCACCGTGCACGAGATGATGGCCCAGCAGGCGTCCAAGCGGCTGCCCGCGAACATCCGCGACATCGCCGTCTACCGCACCGCCTGGACCATCGGCTGCAGCTGGTGCGTCGACTTCGGCACCATGGAACAGCGCCTCGCCGGCCTCGACACGGAACGTCTGGCCCACATCGCCGACTACGCCACCTCGCCGCTCTACTCCGACGACGAACGCGCCGCCATCGCCTACGCCGACGCGATGACCGGCGCCGTCGCCACCGCCGTCACCGACGAGCAGGTGGCCGACCTCGAGGCCCGCTTCGGCCGCGACGGGCTGGTGGAGCTCACCTACCAGATCGCCCTGGAGAACTCGCGCGCCCGCATGAACTCGGCGCTCGGCATCCACGAACAGGGATTCAGCACCGACGCGTGCCGGGTGCCGTGGGCCGACGGCACCTGA
- a CDS encoding helix-turn-helix domain-containing protein has product MGGFSAVRPGTDLPRYAHQLARVHDAVLSGSASSDAPRAVVARSWSRMLAAGRTADSAGNRAVADPAELERRRRATALQYVIDELGQVIEAIADASHMLMVVADADGVILWRSGSAAVRRHADRLGFAEGAEWTEQQVGTNAIGTALTEAAPVQLFSAEHFEQSQHPWYCTASPIHDPRTGRLLGVVDVSGPAMTLHPTVVALVETAVRMAESQLWRHHESRLERLRSSAAAALAGRSGPALLVDTEGWVAQSDGVSVGGRVPVPHPDKPMQVPGMGSCGAEQVAGGWLIRPTGSSARIALTLTLTSEPTISGGVGADSGAAALTARHAEILLLLCVHGPDGVSAAQLSRGLFGDAEHVVTVRAEVSRLRRVLGGIVLSRPYRLADSVELTLDPAGAGRAAQSPFVQRVACPEVRGAVAGLRY; this is encoded by the coding sequence ATGGGCGGTTTCAGCGCGGTGCGGCCCGGCACCGACCTGCCCCGGTACGCGCACCAACTCGCGAGGGTGCATGACGCCGTCCTCAGCGGATCGGCCTCCTCCGACGCGCCGCGCGCCGTCGTCGCCCGTTCGTGGTCGCGGATGCTCGCGGCCGGCCGCACCGCCGACTCCGCCGGAAACCGGGCCGTCGCCGACCCGGCCGAGCTCGAGCGACGGCGGCGTGCAACAGCGCTGCAATACGTGATCGACGAGCTGGGGCAGGTGATCGAGGCGATCGCCGACGCGTCGCACATGCTGATGGTGGTGGCGGACGCGGACGGCGTGATCCTCTGGCGCTCGGGCTCGGCCGCTGTGCGCCGGCACGCGGACCGCCTGGGATTCGCCGAGGGTGCCGAATGGACCGAGCAGCAAGTGGGCACCAACGCCATCGGCACGGCACTCACCGAGGCCGCGCCCGTGCAGTTGTTCTCCGCCGAGCACTTCGAGCAGTCCCAGCACCCCTGGTACTGCACCGCATCCCCCATCCACGACCCGCGCACCGGCCGGCTGCTGGGGGTGGTCGACGTGTCGGGCCCGGCCATGACCCTGCACCCCACCGTGGTGGCGCTCGTGGAGACCGCGGTGCGCATGGCCGAGTCGCAGCTGTGGCGCCACCATGAGTCGCGGCTGGAGCGGCTGCGGTCGTCGGCCGCCGCCGCCCTCGCCGGCAGGTCCGGGCCCGCGCTGCTCGTGGACACGGAAGGCTGGGTGGCGCAGTCGGACGGCGTCAGCGTCGGCGGCAGAGTCCCGGTCCCCCACCCCGACAAGCCGATGCAGGTGCCGGGCATGGGCTCGTGCGGGGCCGAGCAGGTGGCGGGCGGCTGGCTGATACGCCCGACGGGGAGTTCCGCGCGGATCGCCCTCACGCTGACTCTCACCTCCGAGCCGACGATTTCCGGTGGCGTCGGAGCGGATTCCGGTGCCGCGGCGCTCACCGCGCGGCACGCCGAGATCCTCCTGTTGCTCTGCGTCCACGGGCCGGACGGTGTGAGCGCCGCACAGTTGAGCCGCGGCCTGTTCGGCGACGCAGAGCACGTCGTCACCGTGCGCGCCGAGGTGTCGCGGCTGCGGCGAGTGCTCGGCGGCATCGTGCTGAGCAGGCCCTACCGGCTGGCAGACTCCGTGGAGCTCACACTCGACCCCGCCGGAGCGGGCCGGGCGGCGCAGTCGCCGTTCGTGCAGCGCGTGGCCTGTCCCGAGGTGCGCGGGGCGGTTGCGGGGTTGCGGTACTGA
- a CDS encoding alpha/beta hydrolase fold domain-containing protein, producing MSIDTAIVAAYLRRTRKPLYSDAERYARHLQQPKADAGPPRWLRRRCAVAEHTVEGFRLVTVAPRTGATGSVVLYLHGGAYVNEIAPQHWTLIGMLARAGATVHVPLYGLAPQHGFTEAYAMLDAVYADLADAAPALTVMGDSAGGGLTLGFAQTLRDSARPLPRALTLIAPWLDIACRNPEIDAIEAYDPWLGKAGALVAGRAWARGTDPDDPRLSPALGSMAGLPPIDAYYGTFDITYADAAALERACRDADTPLDLQVATGACHVYPLVPTRAGRAARRRIVVRATGTP from the coding sequence ATGAGCATCGATACGGCGATCGTCGCCGCCTACCTGCGCCGCACCCGCAAGCCCCTCTACTCCGACGCCGAGCGCTATGCCCGGCACCTGCAGCAGCCCAAGGCCGACGCGGGGCCGCCGCGATGGTTGCGCAGGCGATGCGCGGTCGCCGAGCACACCGTCGAGGGGTTCCGGCTCGTCACCGTCGCACCGCGCACCGGGGCGACGGGTTCCGTCGTGCTGTATCTGCACGGCGGCGCGTACGTCAACGAGATCGCCCCGCAGCATTGGACGCTGATCGGGATGCTCGCCCGGGCCGGCGCGACGGTGCACGTGCCGCTGTACGGCCTGGCCCCGCAGCACGGGTTCACCGAGGCGTACGCGATGCTCGACGCCGTCTACGCGGACCTCGCCGACGCGGCCCCCGCTCTGACCGTCATGGGCGATTCCGCCGGCGGAGGCCTGACCCTGGGCTTCGCGCAGACGCTCCGCGACTCCGCGCGTCCGCTGCCGCGCGCGCTCACCCTCATCGCGCCGTGGCTGGACATCGCCTGCCGGAACCCCGAGATCGACGCCATCGAGGCCTACGACCCCTGGCTGGGCAAAGCGGGGGCGCTCGTCGCCGGGCGGGCGTGGGCCCGCGGCACCGATCCGGACGATCCGCGCCTGAGCCCCGCCCTCGGCAGCATGGCCGGCCTGCCGCCGATCGACGCCTACTACGGAACCTTCGACATCACCTACGCGGACGCCGCCGCGCTGGAGCGCGCCTGCCGTGACGCCGACACCCCGCTCGACCTGCAGGTGGCAACCGGGGCGTGCCACGTGTATCCGCTGGTGCCCACCCGGGCCGGGCGTGCAGCGCGACGGCGGATCGTCGTGCGCGCGACCGGGACCCCGTAG